A single Natranaerobius thermophilus JW/NM-WN-LF DNA region contains:
- the ltrA gene encoding group II intron reverse transcriptase/maturase, whose protein sequence is MKKWYSLIDKIYSKNNLEDAYRRVRANKGKPGIDQVTVEAYGSNLEENLETLHHDLKIGAYKPQPVRRVKIPKPDGSTRPLGIPTVKDRVVQQATLNILQPIFDPDFHPSSYGYRPNRSCHKAIAKSEQFINKYNLRHVVDMDLSKCFDKLNHELIIEEVAKKVSDGSVLKLIKKFLKSGVMEDGAIEDTEIGSPQGGVISPLLTNIYLDRFDKEMKSRNIRIVRYADDILIFAYTPRQAKRYKDIATEILEDELKLTVNKEKTHITNDRKGVPYLGVIIRSQNISIQPEKIQKFKEKVRTLTPRNHGRNLSEIIKELNPVLRGWANYFRIANCKKQFENLMKWIRRRLRMKKMREWKSWKQLHKTLRRKGYKGEFEKISMNKWRNSSSPLISLALPNKWFDEIGLINISTYQVGILHHFRK, encoded by the coding sequence ATGAAGAAATGGTACAGTTTAATAGACAAGATTTATTCCAAAAACAATCTAGAAGACGCCTACCGCAGGGTCAGAGCTAACAAAGGTAAACCCGGCATAGACCAGGTAACCGTGGAGGCTTATGGCTCCAACCTAGAAGAAAATCTGGAAACCCTTCATCATGACCTTAAAATTGGCGCATACAAACCACAACCTGTGAGGCGAGTTAAGATACCCAAACCAGATGGAAGTACTCGCCCATTAGGGATTCCAACCGTAAAAGACAGGGTAGTCCAACAAGCAACGTTAAATATACTTCAACCGATTTTTGATCCAGACTTCCACCCGTCAAGCTACGGATACAGGCCTAATCGCTCATGTCACAAAGCAATAGCTAAATCAGAACAGTTCATTAATAAATACAATCTAAGACATGTAGTAGATATGGACCTATCTAAATGCTTTGATAAATTAAACCATGAGTTGATTATCGAAGAAGTAGCCAAGAAAGTTAGTGATGGAAGTGTTCTCAAATTAATAAAGAAATTTTTGAAGTCCGGAGTAATGGAAGATGGAGCCATAGAAGACACAGAAATAGGGAGCCCTCAAGGTGGAGTGATTTCACCACTACTAACCAACATTTACCTAGACAGATTTGATAAAGAAATGAAGAGTCGCAATATCCGAATAGTAAGATATGCCGATGATATTTTAATATTCGCCTACACACCAAGACAAGCGAAAAGATATAAAGATATAGCTACTGAAATATTAGAAGACGAATTAAAACTAACAGTTAATAAAGAGAAAACTCACATAACAAATGACCGCAAAGGTGTTCCCTACCTAGGAGTTATCATAAGGAGTCAAAACATATCCATCCAGCCTGAAAAGATACAGAAATTCAAAGAAAAAGTCAGAACTCTTACACCAAGAAATCATGGTAGAAATCTATCCGAAATCATAAAAGAGCTAAATCCAGTATTAAGAGGATGGGCAAATTACTTCCGAATAGCCAATTGTAAGAAACAATTTGAGAACTTAATGAAATGGATTAGAAGAAGACTTAGGATGAAGAAAATGCGAGAATGGAAAAGTTGGAAACAACTACACAAAACTCTTCGCAGAAAAGGCTACAAAGGGGAATTTGAGAAAATCTCCATGAATAAATGGAGAAACTCATCAAGTCCTCTCATAAGTTTAGCACTACCCAATAAGTGGTTTGACGAGATAGGTCTAATTAATATTAGTACCTATCAAGTTGGTATTTTGCATCACTTTAGAAAGTGA
- a CDS encoding ImmA/IrrE family metallo-endopeptidase, producing the protein MYNFDQPKKEEIKKIQDYANNLRLELGFTKESPIANEIFTILDKLEIALLEYPIKPDGDKPAFSAVLIHLTNAWKELSFIGLNTADYYDKQIFAVAHELYHYITKTGSHLSRLTEEQNDLTEINANRFAAEFLLPEDKLESIIVDEFETYDLSKVKQKTLLRFIARLHCIWWLPYRSIVRRLKEIEAISTTQFDNLYNHINERDFNGEYGSIGTAINKEVFTKLNTLTQSKGTSPNNIEIILRNFEDNIIDEDQLSNLLNLFDKKPENFGYEINVSKDDLIEFETFFNEGENDDN; encoded by the coding sequence ATGTATAACTTTGATCAACCCAAGAAAGAGGAAATAAAAAAAATACAGGATTATGCAAATAACTTGAGATTAGAACTTGGTTTTACTAAAGAATCTCCTATTGCCAATGAAATTTTTACAATACTCGATAAACTAGAAATTGCTTTATTGGAGTATCCTATTAAACCCGATGGAGATAAACCTGCATTTTCAGCAGTTCTTATTCATTTAACAAACGCATGGAAAGAGTTATCCTTTATTGGTTTAAATACAGCAGATTATTATGATAAGCAAATTTTTGCTGTTGCTCACGAACTATATCATTATATAACTAAAACAGGATCTCATCTAAGTAGATTAACTGAAGAACAAAACGATTTAACTGAAATAAATGCCAATAGGTTTGCGGCAGAATTCTTATTACCCGAAGATAAACTGGAAAGTATTATTGTTGACGAATTTGAAACCTATGATTTAAGTAAAGTTAAACAAAAAACACTGTTGCGTTTTATCGCTAGGCTTCACTGTATTTGGTGGCTTCCATACAGATCAATTGTTAGAAGGTTAAAAGAAATAGAGGCCATTTCTACTACTCAATTTGATAATTTATATAATCACATTAATGAACGAGATTTTAACGGAGAATATGGTAGTATAGGTACTGCCATCAACAAAGAAGTATTTACTAAATTAAATACACTAACCCAAAGCAAAGGCACTTCTCCCAATAACATTGAAATTATATTGAGAAATTTTGAAGATAACATTATTGATGAAGACCAGCTCAGTAATCTATTAAATCTATTTGATAAAAAACCCGAAAATTTTGGCTATGAGATCAACGTTTCGAAAGATGACTTGATTGAGTTTGAAACTTTTTTCAATGAGGGGGAAAACGATGATAATTAA
- a CDS encoding helix-turn-helix domain-containing protein, giving the protein MKKLSTEKLAETVKFKRNENNLTQEELSEQTGINRVMIGRIEKQDFIPSINQLEKLADALEFEITDLLVESDETSSFTAMRREALGENEIEGVETLITMMLSLRQQKVLRSKFKNV; this is encoded by the coding sequence ATGAAAAAACTATCAACTGAAAAGTTAGCTGAAACTGTTAAGTTCAAAAGAAATGAAAATAATCTGACTCAGGAAGAACTAAGTGAGCAAACTGGGATAAATAGAGTGATGATAGGAAGAATTGAAAAACAAGACTTTATTCCTTCAATTAATCAACTTGAGAAATTAGCAGATGCACTTGAATTTGAAATTACTGATTTACTAGTTGAATCCGACGAAACTAGTTCTTTCACTGCTATGCGAAGAGAAGCCTTAGGAGAAAACGAAATTGAAGGGGTAGAAACTCTTATTACTATGATGCTTTCTCTTAGACAACAAAAAGTACTAAGGAGTAAGTTCAAAAATGTATAA
- a CDS encoding DUF2922 domain-containing protein, with the protein MVREYLQMIFKNANDGNFTLTIYDPREDITEEEVDGVMDEILASGVFVTPGGELKSKAAARIVTREVNTVVEY; encoded by the coding sequence GTGGTTAGAGAGTATCTACAGATGATATTCAAAAATGCTAATGATGGAAACTTCACCCTGACAATCTACGACCCAAGAGAAGACATCACCGAAGAAGAAGTAGATGGAGTTATGGATGAAATCCTAGCATCAGGAGTCTTTGTCACACCGGGTGGAGAACTTAAGAGCAAGGCAGCAGCCAGGATAGTTACCAGAGAAGTCAACACTGTAGTGGAGTATTAG
- a CDS encoding peptidoglycan recognition protein family protein, protein MQINQKLIDYNYSSRQNQTISYLVIHDTGNSRPGADAKAHYHYFNAGNRSASAHYFVDDTQILQLVEDHHASWHCGDGRGRYGITNSNSIGIEICINSDGNYAKAVEQTIKLTAYLAEKYTIPHNKIVRHYDVSRKICPGTMSRDNWALWYELKDDVLALRKQNSHSEDASGKLNSQSEVEPETNNLKRSIQILTEAGIINSPEYWDQHARKGETIKGQYAAFLIERVAQKLKTK, encoded by the coding sequence GTGCAGATCAATCAGAAACTTATAGACTACAACTACTCCAGTAGACAGAATCAAACCATTTCGTACCTGGTGATCCACGATACCGGAAACTCCCGGCCGGGCGCCGATGCCAAAGCCCATTACCACTACTTCAATGCCGGTAACAGAAGTGCCTCGGCCCATTATTTTGTGGACGATACCCAGATCTTGCAGCTGGTAGAAGATCATCACGCCTCCTGGCACTGCGGTGACGGCAGGGGGCGGTACGGAATTACCAATAGTAATTCCATAGGGATAGAGATATGCATCAACTCCGATGGGAACTATGCCAAAGCAGTAGAACAGACCATAAAACTGACTGCATACCTGGCAGAAAAGTACACCATCCCCCATAACAAGATAGTAAGACACTACGATGTCAGCAGAAAGATCTGTCCTGGGACTATGAGCCGGGACAACTGGGCCCTGTGGTATGAGCTTAAAGATGATGTATTAGCACTCAGAAAGCAGAATTCACACAGTGAGGATGCATCTGGAAAGCTAAACTCCCAAAGTGAAGTTGAACCCGAAACCAATAATCTTAAGAGATCTATCCAGATCCTAACTGAAGCGGGTATCATCAATTCACCTGAGTACTGGGACCAACATGCCCGAAAGGGTGAGACAATTAAAGGGCAGTATGCGGCTTTCTTGATTGAGAGGGTGGCACAAAAGTTAAAAACAAAATAG
- a CDS encoding YvrJ family protein: MEELTSLVGNVGFPIAVSIYLLVRVEAKLTELTGSITELSRVIELERGKLMGKP, from the coding sequence ATGGAAGAGCTTACTTCCCTAGTTGGCAATGTCGGTTTCCCCATAGCTGTCAGTATCTATCTCCTGGTACGGGTAGAGGCGAAACTCACAGAACTCACCGGGAGTATTACAGAGCTAAGCCGGGTCATCGAACTGGAACGGGGAAAGCTCATGGGAAAACCATAG
- a CDS encoding DUF1659 domain-containing protein, which produces MPVLGLKGPTRVQFRLVIGNDDEGKPVFRTRSFGRITPNATDEEIYDIGEKMMSLQKHQVFNVNRIDHKELVKED; this is translated from the coding sequence ATGCCAGTTTTAGGGTTAAAGGGACCGACCAGAGTACAGTTCAGGTTGGTTATAGGAAACGACGATGAGGGTAAGCCAGTATTCAGAACCAGAAGTTTTGGGCGAATTACGCCAAACGCAACGGATGAAGAAATCTACGACATAGGGGAAAAAATGATGAGCCTACAAAAGCACCAGGTATTCAATGTCAACAGAATAGACCACAAAGAGCTAGTTAAAGAAGACTAA